The following are encoded together in the Drosophila biarmipes strain raj3 chromosome 3L, RU_DBia_V1.1, whole genome shotgun sequence genome:
- the LOC108035962 gene encoding ruvB-like helicase 2 yields the protein MAETEKIEVRDVTRIERIGAHSHIRGLGLDDVLEARLVSQGMVGQKDARRAAGVVVQMVREGKIAGRCILLAGEPSTGKTAIAVGMAQALGTETPFTSMSGSEIYSLEMSKTEALSQALRKSIGVRIKEETEIIEGEVVEIQIERPATGTGQKVGKVTLKTTEMETNYDLGNKIIECFMKEKIQAGDVITIDKASGKVNKLGRSFTRARDYDATGAQTRFVQCPEGELQKRKEVVHTVTLHEIDVINSRTHGFLALFSGDTGEIKQEVRDQINNKVLEWREEGKAEINPGVLFIDEVHMLDIECFSFLNRALESDMAPVVVMATNRGITRIRGTNYRSPHGIPIDLLDRMIIIRTVSYLEKEVKEILKIRCEEEDCIMHPDALTILTRIATDTSLRYAIQLITTANLVCRRRKATEVNTEDVKKVYSLFLDENRSSKILKEYQDDYMFSEITEELEQDPVSGGGAKRRVEGGGGDAQPMEH from the coding sequence ATGGCCGAGACCGAGAAAATCGAGGTACGCGACGTGACTCGCATCGAGCGCATTGGCGCCCATTCGCACATTCGCGGATTGGGACTGGACGATGTTCTGGAAGCTCGTCTGGTCTCCCAGGGAATGGTGGGGCAGAAGGACGCCCGCCGCGCCGCCGGAGTGGTGGTGCAGATGGTGCGCGAGGGCAAGATCGCCGGACGATGCATCCTTCTGGCCGGAGAGCCCAGCACCGGCAAAACAGCTATTGCCGTGGGAATGGCCCAGGCTCTGGGCACCGAAACCCCATTCACCAGTATGTCTGGTTCGGAGATATACTCCCTCGAGATGAGCAAGACCGAGGCCTTGTCACAGGCGCTGCGCAAAAGTATTGGCGTTCGCATCAAGGAGGAAACCGAGATCATCGAGGGCGAGGTGGTGGAGATCCAAATCGAGCGCCCAGCCACGGGAACTGGTCAGAAGGTGGGCAAGGTAACCCTGAAGACCACCGAGATGGAGACCAACTACGATCTAGGCAACAAGATCATCGAGTGCTTCATGAAGGAGAAGATTCAGGCGGGCGACGTGATCACCATCGATAAGGCCTCCGGCAAGGTCAACAAATTGGGCCGCAGCTTTACCAGAGCCAGGGACTACGACGCCACCGGCGCTCAGACCAGATTCGTTCAGTGCCCCGAGGGGGAGCTCCAGAAACGCAAGGAAGTGGTGCACACCGTGACCCTGCACGAGATCGACGTGATTAACAGTCGCACCCACGGGTTCCTGGCCCTGTTCTCCGGCGATACCGGTGAAATCAAGCAGGAGGTGCGCGACCAAATTAACAACAAGGTGCTTGAGTGGCGCGAGGAAGGCAAGGCCGAGATTAACCCGGGAGTACTTTTCATAGACGAGGTGCACATGCTGGACATTGAGTGCTTCTCCTTCCTGAACCGCGCCTTGGAATCTGACATGGCCCCGGTGGTGGTTATGGCCACCAATCGCGGAATTACTCGCATCAGGGGCACCAACTACCGCAGTCCCCATGGCATCCCCATTGATCTACTTGATCGCATGATCATCATTCGCACAGTTTCCTATTTGGAGAAGGAGGTCAAGGAGATCCTAAAGATCCGTTGCGAGGAGGAGGACTGCATCATGCACCCGGACGCCCTGACCATTCTCACGCGCATTGCCACAGATACGAGCCTGCGCTATGCCATTCAACTTATCACCACAGCCAATTTGGTTTGTCGTCGTCGCAAGGCCACCGAAGTCAACACCGAGGATGTGAAAAAGGTGTACTCGCTGTTCCTGGACGAGAATCGTTCGAGCAAGATCCTAAAGGAGTACCAGGACGACTACATGTTCAGCGAGATCACAGAGGAGCTGGAACAAGATCCTGTTTCTGGAGGCGGAGCGAAGCGTCGTGTGGAGGGCGGCGGGGGAGATGCCCAGCCCATGGAGCACTAG
- the LOC108035928 gene encoding rRNA N6-adenosine-methyltransferase Mettl5: MARMKLRKLEEYLQGVDGFEQPKILLEQYPTPPHIAACMAHHMQAQHEDIEGKLVGDLGCGCGMLSIATTLLGAQLTVGFELDGDAVDTFRSNVVEMELPNVDCVRADVLQLVGSKWEKSFDTVVMNPPFGTKHNAGMDMRFLEVALRLANGAVYSLHKTSTRAYIQKKAQEWGARGSVIAELRYNIDASYKFHKHKSKDIEVDFWRFDISKE, encoded by the exons ATGGCCCGAATGAAGCTCCGGAAGCTGGAGGAGTACCTGCAGGGTGTTGATGGCTTCGAGCAGCCCAAGATCTTGCTGGAACAGTACCCCACGCCCCCGCATATAGCCGCGTGCATGGCCCATCACATGCAGGCGCAGCACGAGGACATCGAGGGGAAACTGGTGGGAGATCTTGGCTGCGGCTGCGGAATGCTCAGCATTGCAACCACCCTCCTGGGCGCCCAGCTCACAGTGGGCTTTGAACTGGACGGCGATGCGGTGGACACGTTTAGGAGCAATGTTGTGGAGATGGAACTGCCCAATGTCGACTGTGTCCGGGCGGACGTCCTGCAGCTGGTGGGCAGTAAGTGGGAGAAGTCCTTCGACACGGTGGTGATGAACCCTCCATTCGGGACAAAACACAATGCTGGCATGGACATGCGATTCCTGGAGGTGGCGCTGCGGTTGGCCAACGGAGCAGTGTACTCCCTGCACAAGACGTCAACACG GGCGTACATACAGAAAAAGGCTCAGGAATGGGGCGCGCGCGGCTCTGTGATCGCCGAGCTCCGCTACAACATCGACGCCAGCTACAAGTTCCACAAACACAAGTCCAAGGATATCGAGGTAGACTTCTGGCGCTTCGACATCAGCAAAGAATAG
- the LOC108035956 gene encoding lysophospholipid acyltransferase 5 yields the protein MTEHAEVVAHNGLMDGIAWGVGVPVEALRLLLTILAGYPLAAFYQKFIAIIADKTVHHMFFAGCGAGLCYFNYGRDTYHSLVAILTTYFLVLLLRKKAQIFLAINFVFHMTYLLLGYFYTSSNEYDILWTMPHCILVLRMIGYGFDITDGLKEESELSKDQKETALREPPSLLELLAFAYFPSGFLVGPQFPYSRYQAFVNGQFRQHEGSLEAGVRRFGAGAFYLIVCQVGLGYLPDSYFLTPEFAEVPFIKRIYFLGFWAKFSLYKYISCWLLTEGALICIGLTYKGEDKNGQPDWSGCSNVKLKLLESGNTMEHYVQSFNVNTNQWVGQYIYKRLKFLNNRTISYGAALAFLAIWHGYHSGYYITFLMEYMVVSTEKQITRFYTKVVLPKWGHILNNSDIYKLLYFVTMKSYNIVYMGWCLTAFVFLKYERWIVVYGAVNYYGFTLLFVWAVFYHTYNHFFRIGSRKEAGEDVKSAEKSTEKLAEEKKPEDKKSE from the exons ATGACGGAACACGCGGAGGTCGTGGCCCACAATGGCCTGATGGATGGCATCGCCTGGGGGGTCGGGGTCCCCGTGGAGGCCCTCCGATTGCTCCTAACCATCCTGGCCG GCTATCCCTTGGCAGCGTTTTATCAAAAGTTTATAGCCATCATTGCCGATAAGACCGTGCACCACATGTTCTTTGCCGGATGCGGCGCTGGATTATGTTACTTCAACTATGGCCGCGACACATATCACTCCCTGGTGGCCATCCTGACCACCTATTTCCTGGTACTCCTCCTGCGAAAGAAAGCACAAATATTCCTGGCCATAAACTTTGTATTCCACATGACCTACCTGCTGCTTGGATACTTCTACACCTCCAGCAATGAATACGACATTCTGTGGACGATGCCCCACTGCATCTTGGTACTCCGAATGATTGGCTACGGCTTCGACATCACCGACGGACTGAAGGAGGAATCGGAGTTGTCTAAGGACCAGAAGGAAACTGCTCTGAGGGAACCCCCGTCGCTGCTGGAACTCTTGGCCTTCGCCTATTTCCCCAGTGGGTTCTTGGTGGGACCACAGTTTCCCTATAGCCGCTACCAGGCCTTCGTCAACGGACAATTCCGCCAGCACGAGGGGAGCTTGGAGGCTGGCGTTCGCCGGTTTGGAGCTGGCGCCTTCTACCTGATCGTGTGTCAAGTGGGTCTGGGATACCTCCCCGATTCGTATTTCCTCACCCCGGAGTTTGCAGAAGTTCCGTTTATCAAGAGGATCTATTTCCTGGGCTTCTGGGCCAAATTCAGCCTGTACAAGTACATATCATGCTGGCTGCTCACAGAGGGAGCACTCATCTGCATTGGTCTAACGTACAAAGGAGAGGACAAGAATGGGCAACCCGATTGGTCGGGCTGCAGCAATGTGAAGTTAAAACTCCTGGAGTCGGGGAACACGATGGAGCACTACGTGCAGAGCTTCAACGTGAACACGAATCAGTGGGTGGGACAGTATATCTACAAGCGTCTGAAGTTCCTCAACAACCGGACGATCAGCTATGGCGCCGCCTTGGCTTTCTTGGCCATCTGGCACGGATACCACAGCGGGTACTACATTACCTTCCTCATGGAATACATGGTCGTGAGCACCGAAAAGCAA ATAACCCGTTTCTACACCAAAGTTGTGTTGCCCAAGTGGGGCCACATCCTCAATAACTCGGACATTTACAAGCTGCTGTACTTCGTCACCATGAAATCGTACAACATAGTCTACATGGGTTGGTGTCTCACCGCATTTGTGTTTCTGAAATACGAGCGTTGGATCGTGGTCTATGGAGCTGTTAACTACTACGGGTTCACTCTTCTGTTCGTCTGGGCCGTCTTCTACCACACCTATAATCACTTTTTTCGGATCGGTTCTCGAAAAGAAGCTGGTGAGGATGTGAAGTCAGCGGAAAAAAGCACGGAAAAACTGGCAGAAGAAAAGAAGCCAGAAGACAAAAAGTCTGAGTAG
- the LOC108035931 gene encoding BET1 homolog, which translates to MRRNNYPYQPLNQHPSGSNPAASHDSLEAENEQAAEELKQKIGALKSLTIDIGNEVRYQDKLLRGIDDDMDRTSGFLGNTMTRVVRLAKQGGGARQMCYMFLFVLFVFFILWLTLKFK; encoded by the coding sequence ATGCGCCGCAACAACTACCCATACCAGCCCCTGAACCAGCACCCTTCGGGATCCAATCCTGCGGCGAGTCACGATTCCCTGGAGGCGGAGAACGAGCaggcggcggaggagctgAAACAGAAGATCGGGGCCCTGAAGTCCCTCACCATCGACATAGGCAATGAGGTGCGCTACCAGGACAAGCTGCTGCGCGGGATCGACGACGACATGGATCGCACAAGCGGGTTCCTGGGCAACACGATGACGCGAGTAGTGCGACTGGCCAAGCAGGGCGGTGGAGCCCGACAGATGTGCTACATGTTTCTCTTCGTCCTTTTCGTCTTCTTCATCCTCTGGCTGACCCTCAAGTTCAAGTAG
- the LOC108035929 gene encoding protein max gives MSMSDDDRDIDIESDDDADSDTGLGSSRHTSTANFTQAEKRAHHNALERRRRDHIKESFTNLREAVPTLKGEKASRAQILKKTTECIQTMRRKISDNQKDIEEIKKQNFILDQQIRALESPNGDSFAEFLSDDELESEEADDDLEQPDFSRRNKKMKTFHA, from the exons ATGAGTATGAGCGACGACGACCGAGACATAGACATCGAGAGTGAC GACGACGCGGATTCGGACACTGGTTTGGGTTCCTCCCGCCACACGAGCACTGCGAATTTCACCCAG GCCGAGAAGCGGGCGCATCACAATGCCTTGGAGCGGAGACGGCGGGACCACATCAAGGAGAGCTTTACCAATCTGCGGGAGGCAGTCCCCACGCTCAAGGGCGAGAAG GCGAGTCGTGCTCAAATCCTGAAAAAGACCACCGAATGCATACAGACAATGAGGCGGAAGATCAGTGATAACCAGAAGGACATCGAGGAGATCAAAAAACAGAACTTTATACTAGATCAGCAGA TTCGAGCCCTGGAGAGTCCGAATGGTGACTCCTTCGCCGAATTTCTCAGCGACGATGAATTGGAGAGCGAGGAGGCTGACGACGACCTCGAGCAGCCAGACTTCAGCAGACGCAATAAGAAGATGAAGACCTTCCACGCATAG
- the LOC108035889 gene encoding uncharacterized protein LOC108035889: protein MAIPEDTFVECTDGPPGSIPMHEAFHVDNLGAEMVPEGIYISGNATTIWNFPRTDRLSARISVFHFNRGTWEPTVFNVATKDVCAAIFDKNTYWYKSWFQNLLNMEEIKEKCLITKDTVLVYNPFVLKLRVENIIGPPLHGRYKSVIIFEAFDENNVQRPTSLCFEFRAQVEKIRK, encoded by the exons ATGGCGATCCCTGAGGACACATTTGTGGAGTGCACGGACGGACCACCGGGATCGATTCCCATGCACGAGGCTTTCCACGTGGACAACTTGGGAGCCGAAATGGTACCCGAAGGCATTTACATATCGGGGAACGCCACAACCATATGGAACTTTCCGCGCACCGATCGGCTTTCC GCCAGGATTAgtgttttccatttcaatCGCGGTACTTGGGAGCCGACGGTTTTCAACGTAGCTACGAAGGACGTCTGCGCTGCGATTTTCGACAAGAACACGTACTGGTACAAATCGTGGTTCCAAAACCTCTTGAACATGGAGGAGATCAAGGAAAAGTGTCTTATAACCAAAGAT ACCGTTCTGGTGTACAATCCTTTCGTTTTGAAGTTACGCGTGGAGAACATCATTGGACCCCCTCTCCATGGTCGCTATAAGTCGGTTATTATATTTGAAGCATTCGACGAAAATAACGTACAGCGACCGACATCCTTGTGCTTCGAGTTCAGAGCTCAGGTCGAAAAGATTAGAAAATAA
- the LOC108035875 gene encoding 39S ribosomal protein L21, mitochondrial has product MSFLAQSVRQVLRQAPNRSLSLAGAMRSLSVSPAFGQQNKPATESVDISAIAKDQQKECQSICDRINRQVQKSEQGRLFAVVHLCGKQFKITPGDIILVEGYWPPTIGDEISLDKVLLAGARDFTLVGRPILEPGLVSVKATVVEKTLSHTKTHFRKKRRKQYMRINFQRSPHTMVRINSIELARPVDGEGPPSEPSKRLF; this is encoded by the exons ATGTCTTTCTTAGCGCAAAGTGTGCGCCAGGTGCTGCGGCAGGCGCCCAATCGCAGTTTGTCGCTAGCAG GTGCCATGCGCTCGCTGAGCGTTTCGCCGGCGTTTGGGCAGCAAAATAAACCGGCGACGGAATCCGTGGATATATCCGCCATAGCCAAGGACCAGCAGAAGGAGTGCCAGAGCATCTGCGACCGAATCAACCGCCAGGTGCAAAAGTCCGAGCAGGGACGCCTTTTCGCGGTGGTCCATCTGTGCGGCAAGCAATTCAAAATAACCCCTGGCGACATCATCCTGGTGGAGGGATACTGGCCCCCAACGATAGGCGATGAGATCAGCCTGGACAAGGTCCTTCTGGCCGGCGCCCGGGACTTCACCCTCGTGGGCAGGCCCATTCTGGAACCCGGACTTGTTTCCGTGAAGGCCACAGTGGTGGAGAAGACACTCAGCCACACGAAGACCCACTTCCGGAAGAAGCGCAGGAAGCAGTACATGAGGATCAACTTCCAGCGGTCCCCGCACACCATGGTCAGGATCAACTCCATCGAACTGGCTCGTCCGGTGGACGGGGAAGGCCCTCCCTCGGAGCCCTCGAAGCGCTTGTTTTAG
- the LOC108035871 gene encoding C-type lectin 37Da-like, protein MKDTHFGKEMANWYRAYENCRELGSELVTFEASREFDAVNWYLKNKDVRSNHWTSGNDLAHTGIHNWFTNAKLIDINRWAPTQSNNRGGEQHCVHMCCRSKPSKDFRLNDKSCKGSSMKYVWELPVQGSTPFIVGK, encoded by the coding sequence ATGAAAGATACTCACTTCGGAAAGGAGATGGCAAATTGGTATAGGGCCTACGAGAACTGTCGCGAGCTGGGTTCCGAACTGGTGACCTTTGAAGCCTCACGGGAGTTTGATGCCGTTAAttggtatttaaaaaacaaggaTGTTCGCTCTAATCACTGGACATCCGGAAATGACCTCGCCCATACTGGCATCCACaattggtttaccaatgctaAGCTCATAGATATAAATCGGTGGGCCCCCACACAATCAAACAACAGGGGCGGAGAACAGCATTGCGTGCACATGTGCTGCAGGTCCAAACCCTCGAAAGACTTCAGACTAAACGATAAATCCTGCAAAGGTAGTTCAATGAAATATGTGTGGGAGCTGCCAGTGCAAGGATCTACGCCATTTATAGTTGGGAAGTAG
- the LOC108035930 gene encoding SOSS complex subunit C homolog yields the protein MAFPTTSAQQAETNRKILEEIQTKKQLLAGGIINLGLSTTSQMPTTQLLGQPTTPTPDFQAGVGIASNATSTSRSAFNPTSSTTLGFFVPQDSYFGNSFIPVLPRLEPLPSPATTPTTPNAPPGININK from the exons ATGGCTTTTCCCACCACAAGTGCCCAGCAAGCAGAGACGAACCGCAAGATACTCGAGGAGATCCAGACGAAGAAGCAGTTGCTCGCGGGCGGGATCATAAACCTCGGGCTGAGCACCACGAGTCAG ATGCCCACCACCCAGCTGCTGGGCCAGCCAACGACTCCGACTCCCGATTTTCAGGCGGGCGTGGGCATTGCCTCCAATGCCACATCGACCTCCCGCTCTGCATTTAATCCAACGAGCTCTACGACTCTGGGCTTCTTTGTACCTCAGGATTCGTATTTTGGAAACAGCTTTATACCCGTGCTGCCTCGTCTGGAGCCGCTGCCGTCGCCCGCGACCACTCCCACCACTCCGAACGCCCCTCCCGGCATTAATATCAACAAGTAG
- the LOC108035932 gene encoding uncharacterized protein LOC108035932: MVPSYYLLIVAALLSACLTVQAQILGRGHCRPTLIKVQVGGTVCERLCYRRDYRGPPLLCRRVAREGVVPVCGNGCCLSGPNCLQLLYT, from the coding sequence ATGGTCCCATCGTATTACTTGCTGATCGTGGCTGCGCTGCTGTCGGCGTGCTTGACCGTCCAAGCGCAGATCCTCGGTCGTGGACATTGCCGTCCCACCTTAATCAAAGTGCAAGTGGGTGGCACTGTGTGCGAGCGCCTCTGCTACCGCCGGGACTACCGCGGCCCACCGCTCCTCTGCCGTCGTGTTGCAAGGGAGGGAGTGGTGCCCGTCTGCGGCAACGGTTGCTGCCTCAGCGGTCCCAACTGCCTGCAGCTGTTATACACCTAA